A single region of the Lycium barbarum isolate Lr01 chromosome 2, ASM1917538v2, whole genome shotgun sequence genome encodes:
- the LOC132626563 gene encoding pentatricopeptide repeat-containing protein At1g59720, chloroplastic/mitochondrial-like produces the protein MILATTPPRPTSLPISNTSTEHRRLIIQILTKCTSISQLKQVHGYTLRTTSLDHPDTLFLYSRIIHFASLNNDLHYTFKLFTYLDNPNSFIWNTLIRACAHSNDRKAEAFLLFHRMITSVEPDKHTFPFVLKSCAYLFALSQGKQAHGFALKLGLASDVCINNSLVHFYSSSGCLKDAKDVFDKMPERSLVSWNVMIDALVQSGAFENALRMFSEMQMMFEPDGYTMQSVLDACAGLGTLSLGMWAHAYILRNYESYLDFDLLVNNCLLNMYCKCGSLRIAVQVFERMSKRDLNSWNAMILGLAMHGEVEAAFRCFSQMVNKRVMPDSITFVGILSACNHRGLVDEGHIYFDKMVSEYKIRPVLEHYGCLVDLLARAGCIDKALDVVSNMPMKPDAAIWRSLLDGCCKKNAEIQLSEEMARKVIESEGSDTSGVYVLLSRVYATANRWDEAGLIRKLMTDKGIKKDPGCSSIEINGVFHEFFAGDTSHLHTREIYEFLDVIEERLKSARYVPDLSQASMVDELDIGKRQSLKMHIERLAMAYGLLKLKPGTPIRIFKNLRICSDCHKVTKLISAVFDVEIIVRDRVRFHHFRNGSCTCKDHW, from the coding sequence ATGATTTTAGCAACTACACCACCAAGGCCAACAAGTCTTCCCATCAGCAACACTAGTACTGAGCATAGACGCCTTATCATCCAAATCTTGACAAAATGCACTTCCATTTCTCAGCTCAAACAAGTACACGGTTATACTCTCCGTACAACCTCACTAGACCATCCAGACACCCTTTTCCTCTACAGCAGAATTATCCATTTTGCTTCTTTAAATAATGACCTTCATTATACTTTTAAACTCTTCACTTATTTAGATAACCCCAATTCCTTCATTTGGAACACTCTTATCAGAGCTTGTGCTCATAGCAATGATCGTAAAGCTGAAGCCTTTTTACTCTTTCATCGAATGATTACTAGTGTTGAGCCTGATAAGCATACTTTCCCATTTGTGTTGAAATCTTGTGCTTATCTTTTCGCTCTTTCTCAAGGGAAACAAGCACATGGCTTTGCTTTGAAACTTGGGCTTGCTTCAGATGTGTGTATAAACAACAGTTTGGTTCATTTTTATTCTTCTAGTGGGTGTTTGAAGGATGCTAAGgatgtgtttgataaaatgcctgAGAGAAGTTTGGTTTCTTGGAATGTTATGATTGATGCTCTCGTTCAATCGGGTGCGTTTGAAAATGCGTTGAGAATGTTTTCGGAGATGCAAATGATGTTTGAGCCTGATGGGTATACGATGCAGAGTGTTCTTGATGCTTGTGCTGGTTTGGGCACGTTGTCATTGGGAATGTGGGCTCATGCTTATATTTTGAGGAATTATGAGAGCTACTTGGATTTTGATTTGCTTGTGAACAATTGTTTGCTTAACATGTATTGCAAATGTGGTTCGTTGCGGATAGCTGTTCAGGTTTTCGAGAGGATGAGCAAACGTGATTTGAATTCTTGGAATGCAATGATATTAGGACTTGCAATGCACGGGGAGGTTGAGGCAGCGTTCCGTTGTTTTAGCCAAATGGTTAACAAAAGAGTGATGCCTGACTCAATCACATTTGTTGGTATTTTGAGCGCTTGTAATCATAGAGGCTTGGTTGATGAGGGTCATATATATTTTGATAAAATGGTTTCCGAGTATAAGATTAGGCCTGTTTTAGAGCACTATGGTTGCCTAGTTGACCTTCTGGCACGTGCGGGGTGTATTGATAAAGCTCTTGATGTTGTATCAAACATGCCAATGAAGCCTGATGCTGCAATATGGAGAAGTCTTCTTGATGGATGTTGCAAGAAAAATGCTGAGATACAACTCAGTGAAGAAATGGCTAGGAAAGTAATTGAGTCTGAAGGCAGTGACACTAGTGGTGTTTATGTTCTTCTGTCAAGAGTATATGCAACTGCTAACCGGTGGGACGAGGCTGGGCTGATTAGGAAATTGATGACCGATAAGGGTATTAAGAAAGATCCAGGCTGTAGTTCAATTGAAATTAATGGCGTTTTCCATGAATTTTTCGCTGGTGATACTTCTCATTTGCATACTAGAGAAATTTATGAGTTTTTGGATGTTATAGAAGAAAGACTCAAGTCAGCGAGGTACGTTCCTGACTTGTCACAAGCATCAATGGTTGATGAACTTGATATTGGGAAGAGACAGTCACTTAAAATGCACATTGAGAGACTCGCCATGGCTTATGGACTTCTGAAACTAAAACCCGGAACTCCTATACGCATTTTCAAGAATTTGCGTATCTGCAGTGACTGCCACAAAGTAACCAAATTAATTTCGGCAGTCTTTGACGTTGAAATTATTGTTAGAGACCGTGTTCGGTTCCATCACTTTAGGAATGGGTCCTGTACTTGCAAAGATCATTGGTGA